Proteins encoded by one window of Synechococcus sp. WH 7805:
- a CDS encoding HlyD family type I secretion periplasmic adaptor subunit — translation MKNQVNSSSSTSKINDSEGISTGDSQATSQKLWLRKHRRIDQNDLTSLMGSHRLTQALDLEEKASNHHLIRGLYYLSGAVILFFPIAALTPITQVIEASGEVVPKGSVNIIQHLEGGIVSSVNVDNGQQVRKGEVLLELNPQLVGSAYDAAIQELDNLVLQQIQLRSAIKGQKILDGSSNSNDKVTLSQQKLLTSRLENKSDQIDAAKASVAEKKAEVAGLSEQIMFQRQEIRMWDSLTDSGAASKLQMVTAQGKLAEMIGARNEAQKALKQAEANLRGLESGMIFENNSKIAELVGEEAVISKNINKIKNQLERTKIISPVDGVVSDLRYKAPGSVVGPGAVVLQVVPNQGSKIVELRVPSKDIGFVSIGQKVDINLLPFDSSIYGTMPGKITSIAGTTVQDPVTGKYYYLARASLNHQYLDINDKKLTIQSGMPLIGDIKGQQRSVLRYLLQPFTRTVGSAFRETN, via the coding sequence ATGAAAAACCAAGTCAACTCTTCCTCAAGCACATCAAAAATCAATGACTCGGAGGGTATCTCTACAGGTGATTCACAAGCGACAAGTCAAAAACTATGGCTTAGAAAACATCGAAGAATTGATCAAAATGACTTGACGTCTTTAATGGGTAGTCACCGTCTTACACAAGCATTAGATCTGGAAGAAAAAGCAAGTAATCATCACTTAATACGTGGATTATATTACCTAAGTGGTGCAGTAATATTATTTTTTCCAATCGCAGCATTGACACCCATAACTCAAGTTATTGAGGCATCAGGTGAAGTTGTTCCAAAAGGGTCGGTAAATATTATTCAGCACCTTGAAGGAGGAATAGTATCCTCAGTCAATGTTGATAATGGCCAACAGGTGAGAAAAGGAGAGGTTTTGCTCGAGTTAAACCCTCAGCTTGTAGGTAGTGCTTACGATGCAGCCATTCAAGAATTAGACAATCTTGTCTTACAGCAAATACAGCTAAGATCAGCAATTAAAGGGCAGAAGATCCTCGATGGTTCGTCTAATAGCAATGACAAAGTTACATTGTCTCAGCAAAAATTATTAACTAGTCGATTAGAAAATAAATCAGACCAAATTGATGCCGCGAAGGCTTCAGTAGCAGAAAAGAAAGCAGAAGTCGCGGGACTTAGTGAACAAATCATGTTTCAACGTCAAGAAATAAGAATGTGGGATTCGTTGACAGATTCAGGTGCTGCTTCAAAACTACAAATGGTAACAGCTCAAGGCAAACTTGCCGAAATGATAGGCGCAAGAAATGAAGCTCAAAAAGCACTGAAACAAGCTGAGGCAAATCTAAGAGGATTAGAATCGGGAATGATATTTGAAAATAATTCCAAAATTGCTGAGCTCGTGGGAGAAGAGGCTGTCATCAGCAAAAATATAAATAAAATCAAAAATCAACTCGAACGCACCAAAATCATTTCGCCTGTGGATGGAGTTGTGAGTGATCTTCGATATAAAGCACCAGGTTCAGTCGTAGGACCTGGAGCAGTCGTTCTGCAAGTCGTACCCAACCAGGGAAGTAAGATTGTAGAATTGCGAGTCCCTTCAAAAGATATAGGTTTCGTTAGTATTGGTCAAAAAGTCGATATTAACTTACTGCCTTTCGATTCTAGTATCTATGGAACCATGCCTGGTAAGATTACTTCCATCGCAGGCACAACGGTTCAAGATCCAGTCACAGGTAAGTACTACTACCTAGCCAGAGCAAGCTTAAATCATCAATATCTAGATATAAACGACAAGAAGTTAACCATACAGTCCGGAATGCCACTTATCGGAGATATCAAAGGCCAACAAAGGAGTGTTTTGCGTTACCTCTTGCAGCCATTTACGCGAACCGTAGGATCAGCATTCCGAGAAACCAATTAA
- a CDS encoding DUF11 domain-containing protein — translation MDTNNPDIQQALAELETATLDQAELETDTSDQGEVFPEQTPLLGINKTVLSVDPIGDGLANQVGDVINYQITVTNSGNQTLNNVLVTDPLTGLSETIPSLAPGDSQVFTTSYTLTQQDIDTNGGGDGTLDNTATVDSDETDPSDSSTSTTIPQNPLLGINKTVLSVDPIGDGLANQVGDVINYQITVTNSGNQTLNNVLVTDPLTGLSETIPSLAPGDSQVFTTSYTLTQQDIDTNGGGDGTLDNTATVDSDETDPSDSSTSTTIPQNPLLGINKTVLSVDPIGDGLANQVGDVINYQITVTNSGNQTLNNVLVTDPLTGLSETIPSLAPGDSQVFNTSYTLTQQDIDTNGGGDGTLDNTATVDSDETDPSDSSTSTTIPQNPLLGINKTVLSVDPIGDGLANQVGDVINYQITVTNSGNQTLNNVLVTDPLTGLSETIPSLAP, via the coding sequence TTGGACACAAATAATCCTGATATTCAACAAGCTCTTGCTGAATTAGAAACAGCCACGCTTGACCAAGCTGAATTAGAAACAGATACGTCTGATCAAGGAGAGGTATTCCCTGAGCAGACCCCTCTGCTTGGCATCAACAAAACCGTCCTCTCTGTTGATCCCATTGGTGATGGCCTCGCCAACCAGGTCGGTGATGTCATCAATTACCAGATCACTGTCACCAATTCAGGCAATCAGACCCTCAACAACGTTCTTGTTACTGACCCACTCACGGGCCTAAGCGAAACCATCCCCTCACTTGCCCCTGGTGACTCTCAGGTCTTCACGACCTCCTACACACTCACGCAACAAGACATCGACACCAATGGCGGTGGTGATGGCACCCTCGACAACACCGCCACTGTTGATTCCGACGAAACCGATCCCTCCGATTCATCCACATCCACCACGATTCCGCAGAATCCTCTGCTCGGCATCAACAAAACCGTCCTCTCTGTTGATCCCATTGGTGATGGCCTCGCCAACCAGGTCGGTGATGTCATCAATTACCAGATCACTGTCACCAATTCAGGCAATCAGACCCTCAACAATGTTCTTGTTACTGATCCACTCACGGGCCTAAGCGAAACCATCCCCTCACTCGCTCCTGGTGACTCTCAGGTCTTCACGACCTCTTACACACTCACGCAACAAGACATCGACACCAATGGCGGTGGTGATGGCACCCTCGACAACACCGCCACTGTTGATTCCGACGAAACCGATCCCTCCGATTCATCCACATCCACCACGATTCCGCAGAATCCTCTGCTCGGCATCAACAAAACCGTCCTCTCTGTTGATCCCATTGGTGATGGCCTCGCCAACCAGGTCGGTGATGTCATCAATTACCAGATCACTGTCACCAATTCAGGCAATCAGACCCTCAACAACGTTCTTGTTACTGACCCACTCACGGGCCTAAGCGAAACCATCCCCTCACTCGCCCCTGGTGACTCTCAGGTCTTCAATACCTCCTACACACTCACGCAACAAGACATCGACACCAATGGCGGTGGTGATGGCACCCTCGACAACACCGCCACTGTTGATTCCGACGAAACCGATCCCTCCGATTCATCCACATCCACCACGATTCCGCAGAATCCTCTGCTCGGCATCAACAAAACCGTCCTCTCTGTTGATCCCATTGGTGATGGCCTCGCCAACCAGGTCGGTGATGTCATCAATTACCAGATCACTGTCACCAATTCAGGCAATCAGACCCTCAACAACGTTCTTGTTACTGACCCACTCACGGGCCTAAGCGAAACCATCCCCTCACTCGCCCC
- a CDS encoding DUF11 domain-containing protein produces QTLNNVLVTDPLTGLSETIPSLAPGDSQVFTTSYTLTQQDIDTNGGGDGTLDNTATVDSDETDPSDSSTSTTIPQNPLLGINKTVLSVDPIGDGLANQVGDVINYQITVTNSGNQTLNNVLVTDPLTGLSETIPSLAPGDSQVFNTSYTLTQQDIDTNGGGDGTLDNTATVDSDETDPSDSSTSTTIPQNPLLGINKTVLSVDPIGDGLANQVGDVINYQITVTNSGNQTLNNVLVTDPLTGLSETIPSLAPGDSQVFTTSYTLTQQDIDTNGGGDGTLDNTATVDSDETDPSDSSTSTTIPQNPLLGINKTVLSVDSIGDGLANQVGDVINYQITVTNSGNQTLNNVLVTDPLTGLSETIPSLAPGDSQVFTTSYTLTQQDIDTNGGGDGTLDNTATVDSDETDPSDSSTSTTIPQNPLLGINKTVLSVDPIGDGLANQVGDVINYQITVTNSGNQTLNNVLVTDPLTGLSETIPSLAPGDSQVFTTSYTLTQQDIDTNGGGDGTLDNTATVDSDET; encoded by the coding sequence TCAGACCCTCAACAACGTTCTTGTTACTGACCCACTCACGGGCCTAAGCGAAACCATCCCCTCACTTGCCCCTGGTGACTCTCAGGTCTTCACGACCTCTTACACACTCACGCAACAAGACATCGACACCAATGGCGGTGGTGATGGCACCCTCGACAACACCGCCACTGTTGATTCCGACGAAACCGATCCCTCCGATTCATCCACATCCACCACGATTCCGCAGAATCCTCTGCTCGGCATCAACAAAACCGTCCTCTCTGTTGATCCCATTGGTGATGGCCTCGCCAACCAGGTCGGTGATGTCATCAATTACCAGATCACTGTCACCAATTCAGGCAATCAGACCCTCAACAACGTTCTTGTTACTGACCCACTCACGGGCCTAAGCGAAACCATCCCCTCACTCGCCCCTGGTGACTCTCAGGTCTTCAATACCTCCTACACACTCACGCAACAAGACATCGACACCAATGGCGGTGGTGATGGCACCCTCGACAACACCGCCACTGTTGATTCCGACGAAACCGATCCCTCCGATTCATCCACATCCACCACGATTCCGCAGAATCCTCTGCTCGGCATCAACAAAACCGTCCTCTCTGTTGATCCCATTGGTGATGGCCTCGCCAACCAGGTCGGTGATGTCATCAATTACCAGATCACTGTCACCAATTCAGGCAATCAGACCCTCAACAACGTTCTTGTTACTGACCCACTCACGGGCCTAAGCGAAACCATCCCCTCACTCGCCCCTGGTGACTCTCAGGTCTTCACGACCTCTTACACACTCACGCAACAAGACATCGACACCAATGGCGGTGGTGATGGCACCCTCGACAACACCGCCACTGTTGATTCCGACGAAACCGATCCCTCCGATTCATCCACATCCACCACGATTCCGCAGAATCCTCTGCTCGGCATCAACAAAACCGTCCTCTCCGTTGATTCCATTGGTGATGGCCTCGCCAACCAGGTCGGTGATGTCATCAATTACCAGATCACTGTCACCAATTCAGGCAATCAGACCCTCAACAATGTTCTTGTTACTGATCCACTCACGGGCCTAAGCGAAACCATCCCCTCACTCGCCCCCGGTGACTCTCAGGTCTTCACGACCTCTTACACACTCACGCAACAAGACATCGACACCAATGGCGGTGGTGATGGCACCCTCGACAACACCGCCACTGTTGATTCCGACGAAACCGATCCCTCCGATTCATCCACATCCACCACGATTCCGCAGAATCCTCTGCTCGGCATCAACAAAACCGTCCTCTCTGTTGATCCCATTGGTGATGGCCTCGCCAACCAGGTCGGTGATGTCATCAATTACCAGATCACTGTCACCAATTCAGGCAATCAGACCCTCAACAACGTTCTTGTTACTGACCCACTCACGGGCCTAAGCGAAACCATCCCCTCACTTGCCCCCGGTGACTCTCAGGTCTTCACGACCTCCTACACACTCACGCAACAAGACATCGACACCAATGGCGGTGGTGATGGCACCCTCGACAACACCGCCACTGTTGATTCCGACGAAACCGA